One window from the genome of Bacillus tianshenii encodes:
- a CDS encoding D-alanyl-D-alanine carboxypeptidase family protein encodes MFLSFSVQPTAAKETKIELVDQAKSAILIERDSGAVLYEKNSNEKLPPASMTKIMTMILIMEAIDQGKLKMDEKVRTSALASSMGGSQIFLEEGEEMTVQEMLKGIAIASGNDASVAMAERVEGSVDAFVERMNEKAKELGLKNTHFQNPTGLPANDHYSTAADMALMAKELLKYEGITEFTGKYEDYLRQGTEKQFWLVNTNRLVKFYPGVDGLKTGFTNEAKYCLTATAKKKDMRVIAVVMGAPTPKERNRQITNMLDFAFMQYESHPMHKRGDVVGTINLSKGSEKTVDIVTSENISLLTKKGEQIDKIQKNVDLPENLLAPVKKGDKVGTLTYMKDGKTLVESPLVAAADVEAASWWQLFKRVLGSFAKAN; translated from the coding sequence ATGTTTTTATCGTTCAGTGTTCAACCGACTGCTGCGAAAGAAACGAAAATCGAGCTGGTCGACCAGGCTAAGTCTGCGATTTTGATCGAGCGTGACAGTGGAGCGGTTCTATACGAAAAGAACAGCAATGAGAAACTTCCGCCTGCAAGTATGACTAAGATCATGACAATGATTCTTATCATGGAGGCGATTGATCAAGGAAAATTAAAAATGGATGAAAAGGTTCGGACGAGTGCATTGGCTTCATCAATGGGCGGCTCTCAAATCTTCCTTGAAGAAGGAGAGGAAATGACAGTCCAAGAGATGCTGAAGGGAATCGCAATCGCCTCTGGTAATGATGCATCAGTTGCAATGGCAGAAAGAGTTGAAGGTTCGGTTGATGCATTTGTCGAGAGAATGAATGAAAAGGCAAAAGAATTAGGTCTTAAGAATACGCATTTTCAAAATCCAACAGGTCTCCCTGCTAATGATCACTATAGTACAGCTGCAGATATGGCTTTGATGGCGAAGGAATTGTTAAAGTACGAAGGAATTACAGAATTCACAGGTAAGTATGAAGATTATTTACGTCAAGGAACTGAAAAGCAATTTTGGCTTGTAAATACAAACCGTCTTGTTAAATTTTATCCTGGCGTTGATGGATTAAAGACAGGGTTTACTAATGAAGCGAAATACTGTTTAACAGCTACAGCGAAGAAAAAGGATATGCGTGTTATCGCGGTTGTAATGGGAGCACCAACGCCAAAAGAACGTAATCGCCAAATTACAAATATGCTTGATTTTGCATTTATGCAATATGAATCACATCCGATGCATAAACGTGGTGACGTGGTTGGAACAATTAACCTTAGTAAAGGCAGTGAGAAAACAGTTGATATCGTCACATCTGAAAATATTTCCTTATTGACGAAAAAAGGCGAACAGATTGACAAAATTCAAAAAAATGTTGATTTGCCAGAGAATTTGCTTGCTCCTGTGAAAAAAGGCGACAAAGTTGGCACACTGACATATATGAAAGATGGGAAAACGTTAGTAGAAAGTCCGCTTGTGGCAGCTGCAGATGTTGAGGCAGCATCATGGTGGCAATTATTTAAACGTGTGCTCGGTTCATTTGCGAAAGCGAACTAA
- a CDS encoding purine-nucleoside phosphorylase: MENLTAKMKEAVDYIQGEIKVEPKIGLILGSGLGVLADEVEEAVKIDYTSIPHFPESTVEGHEGKLVVGKLHGQPVIAMQGRFHYYEGYSMQEVTFPVRVMKGLGVDMLVVTNACGGMNESFEPGDLMIINDHLNMTGANPLIGPNEAELGPRFPDMSRAYTPELVKLAKETASKVGIKVQEGVYAGITGPTYMTPAELIMLRNLGGDAVGMSTVPEVIVASHMQMNVLGISCVTDMAIGEDLEPLTHEQVVETANRTRPKFIKLVKEIVAAAQV, from the coding sequence ATGGAAAATTTAACAGCGAAAATGAAAGAAGCAGTTGATTATATTCAAGGCGAAATAAAAGTAGAGCCGAAAATTGGTCTTATTCTTGGTTCAGGGCTTGGCGTATTAGCAGATGAAGTGGAAGAGGCCGTTAAAATTGATTACACAAGCATTCCGCATTTCCCAGAATCAACAGTAGAAGGGCATGAAGGGAAACTTGTAGTAGGAAAGCTGCATGGACAGCCTGTTATCGCCATGCAAGGTCGTTTCCATTATTATGAAGGCTATTCGATGCAAGAAGTTACATTCCCTGTCCGTGTGATGAAAGGCCTTGGCGTTGATATGCTTGTTGTAACAAATGCGTGCGGAGGTATGAACGAAAGCTTTGAGCCTGGCGATTTAATGATTATTAATGATCATTTGAACATGACAGGTGCTAATCCATTAATTGGGCCGAACGAAGCAGAGTTAGGTCCACGTTTTCCAGATATGAGTCGTGCTTACACTCCTGAACTTGTAAAGCTTGCAAAAGAAACAGCTTCGAAGGTTGGGATTAAAGTTCAAGAAGGTGTCTATGCAGGTATTACAGGACCAACATATATGACGCCAGCAGAGTTAATCATGCTTCGTAATCTTGGCGGTGATGCAGTCGGAATGTCAACAGTACCTGAGGTTATCGTTGCAAGCCACATGCAAATGAATGTCCTTGGAATTTCTTGCGTAACAGATATGGCTATTGGGGAAGACCTAGAACCGTTAACACATGAGCAAGTAGTAGAAACAGCAAACCGTACCCGTCCAAAGTTCATCAAGCTTGTTAAAGAAATCGTCGCAGCAGCACAAGTTTAA
- the sigF gene encoding RNA polymerase sporulation sigma factor SigF — translation MDVEVKKEPHLQDDVVKALIKRSQSGDQAARDLIVERNMRLVWSVVQRFLNRGYEADDLFQIGCIGLLKSVDKFDLSYDVKFSTYAVPMIIGEIQRFIRDDGTVKVSRSLKETGNKIRRKKDELSKILGRAPTITEIAEALEISIEDVVMAQEASRAPSSIHETVYENDGDPITLLDQIADEDSKWFDKIALEEAIRSLDERERLIVYMRYYKDKTQSEVAERLGISQVQVSRLEKKILHYMKQQIHHEET, via the coding sequence ATGGACGTGGAAGTCAAGAAAGAACCGCATTTGCAGGATGACGTGGTGAAGGCACTTATTAAACGCAGCCAAAGTGGGGACCAAGCAGCTCGTGATTTAATTGTGGAACGAAATATGCGTCTTGTTTGGTCTGTTGTGCAACGGTTTTTGAACCGAGGCTATGAAGCAGATGATTTGTTTCAAATTGGCTGTATTGGTTTATTGAAGTCTGTTGATAAGTTTGATTTAAGCTATGATGTGAAATTTTCAACCTATGCCGTGCCGATGATTATTGGGGAAATTCAACGATTTATTCGAGATGACGGGACTGTGAAAGTGAGCCGTTCGCTGAAAGAAACAGGCAACAAAATTCGCAGAAAAAAAGACGAGCTTTCAAAGATTCTAGGCAGAGCACCAACAATAACCGAAATTGCTGAAGCATTAGAGATTTCAATTGAAGATGTTGTGATGGCACAAGAGGCAAGTCGTGCACCGTCTTCAATTCATGAAACGGTTTATGAAAATGATGGAGATCCGATTACACTTCTTGACCAAATTGCCGATGAAGACAGCAAATGGTTTGATAAAATTGCTTTAGAAGAAGCAATCCGCTCACTTGATGAACGGGAGCGCCTAATTGTTTATATGCGTTATTACAAAGATAAGACCCAATCAGAGGTAGCCGAGCGTCTCGGTATTTCACAAGTACAAGTGTCCAGGCTTGAAAAGAAAATTTTGCATTATATGAAACAGCAAATTCATCATGAAGAAACATAA
- the spoIIAB gene encoding anti-sigma F factor → MRNEMNLQFSALSQNESFARVTVASFIAQLDPTMDELTEIKTVVSEAVTNAIIHGYDNNPEGIVYISVTLNEGTVYLTIHDDGLGIENIDEARQPLFTTKPELERSGMGFTIMENFMDEVEIETDAGAGTTIRLTKHLSKSKALCN, encoded by the coding sequence GTGAGAAATGAAATGAACTTACAATTCTCTGCCCTCAGTCAGAACGAGTCATTTGCACGGGTAACAGTGGCATCGTTCATTGCCCAGTTAGACCCGACGATGGATGAGCTAACAGAGATTAAAACGGTCGTTTCAGAAGCAGTTACAAATGCGATTATCCACGGTTACGATAATAACCCAGAAGGAATTGTTTATATTTCAGTCACTTTGAATGAAGGAACTGTTTATTTAACGATTCATGATGATGGGTTGGGAATTGAAAATATTGATGAGGCTAGACAGCCGTTATTTACGACGAAACCAGAGCTGGAACGCTCAGGAATGGGATTTACGATTATGGAGAATTTTATGGATGAAGTTGAAATTGAAACAGATGCTGGCGCGGGAACAACAATTCGTTTAACTAAGCACCTATCCAAAAGTAAAGCGTTATGCAATTAA
- a CDS encoding pyrimidine-nucleoside phosphorylase, which produces MRMVDLIQKKRDGKELTKEEIRFMIEGYTNDEIPDYQMSALAMAVFFQDMTQEERAELTMAMVDSGDKIDLSAIDGIKVDKHSTGGVGDTTTLVLAPLVASVGVPVAKMSGRGLGHTGGTIDKLESVDGFHVEIDNNEFIELVNKNKVAVIGQSGNLTPADKKLYGLRDVTATVNSIPLIASSIMSKKIAAGADAIVLDVKTGAGAFMKQLEDSKALAKAMVQIGNNVGRKTMAVISDMSQPLGFAVGNALEVKEAIDTLQGKGPKDLQELCLTLGSHMVHLAEKADSLEDARKQLEEAITSGKALETFKTFLSAQGGNAEVVDHPERLPQAKYTFELEAKEDGYVSEIVADEVGNAAMILGAGRATKESQIDLAVGVVLRKKIGDEVKKGESLATLYANTEDVAEALEKLDKSFTLSPSKVNAPALVYDVITE; this is translated from the coding sequence ATGCGAATGGTTGACCTTATACAGAAAAAGCGAGATGGCAAAGAATTAACAAAAGAAGAAATCCGCTTCATGATTGAAGGCTACACAAATGATGAGATCCCTGATTACCAAATGAGTGCATTAGCAATGGCGGTTTTCTTTCAAGATATGACACAGGAAGAACGTGCGGAATTAACGATGGCGATGGTTGATTCTGGTGATAAAATTGATTTGTCTGCTATTGACGGAATTAAAGTAGATAAGCATTCAACCGGCGGTGTTGGAGATACAACGACGTTGGTGTTAGCACCTCTTGTGGCATCAGTCGGCGTTCCCGTTGCAAAAATGTCTGGCCGTGGTCTTGGTCATACAGGAGGTACGATTGACAAGCTCGAATCTGTCGATGGCTTCCACGTCGAAATTGACAATAATGAATTTATTGAACTCGTTAATAAAAATAAAGTGGCTGTTATCGGACAAAGTGGGAACTTAACACCGGCTGATAAGAAACTGTACGGACTCCGTGATGTCACAGCCACAGTTAATTCGATTCCGTTAATTGCAAGTTCAATTATGAGTAAAAAAATTGCGGCCGGAGCAGATGCAATCGTGTTGGATGTGAAAACAGGTGCAGGGGCTTTCATGAAGCAGCTTGAAGATTCAAAAGCTTTGGCAAAGGCAATGGTGCAAATCGGAAACAACGTAGGCCGGAAAACGATGGCTGTCATTTCAGATATGAGCCAGCCGTTAGGTTTTGCAGTTGGGAATGCTCTTGAAGTGAAGGAAGCGATTGATACGCTTCAAGGAAAAGGACCGAAGGATTTACAAGAATTATGTTTGACTCTTGGAAGTCATATGGTTCATCTAGCTGAAAAGGCTGACAGCTTAGAAGATGCTCGGAAACAGCTTGAAGAAGCAATCACATCTGGAAAAGCATTAGAAACATTTAAAACATTCCTATCAGCACAAGGCGGAAATGCCGAAGTGGTGGATCATCCAGAGCGACTCCCACAAGCAAAATACACATTTGAGCTTGAAGCGAAAGAGGATGGCTATGTATCAGAAATTGTGGCAGATGAAGTCGGAAATGCTGCTATGATTCTCGGCGCAGGACGAGCAACGAAAGAATCTCAAATCGACTTAGCTGTCGGAGTTGTCTTGCGTAAAAAAATTGGTGATGAAGTGAAGAAAGGTGAGTCACTTGCTACGCTTTACGCTAATACAGAAGATGTAGCGGAAGCGCTTGAAAAGCTGGATAAGAGCTTCACACTATCTCCAAGTAAAGTAAACGCACCAGCACTCGTTTACGATGTTATCACAGAATAA
- a CDS encoding class I SAM-dependent methyltransferase, translating to MSQIATSFNAHAKQYDAERRKLIPCYDEFYGTAAQLVDFEMKKPQILDLGAGTGLLSSMLLEKYPDGEFTLVDLSEEMLQVAKKRFTEKSNVTYVTADYTNYPFEGPYDAVVSSLSIHHLSAQQKEKLYQTINKLLKPGGIFVNADQALGETAELDALYKQNWKTRIEATDLTAEQLQKAYERTKLDKMSTLSEQLGWLKKADFKDVDCVFKSYSFIVLYGKKKS from the coding sequence TTGAGTCAAATTGCCACTTCCTTCAATGCTCATGCCAAACAATATGATGCTGAACGCAGAAAATTAATCCCTTGCTACGATGAGTTTTATGGTACGGCTGCCCAGCTTGTTGATTTTGAAATGAAAAAACCGCAAATTCTAGATTTAGGAGCAGGCACAGGGCTTCTTTCGTCAATGTTGTTAGAAAAATATCCAGATGGTGAGTTTACGTTAGTTGATCTTTCAGAGGAAATGCTACAAGTTGCGAAGAAGCGCTTTACTGAAAAGAGCAATGTTACATACGTAACAGCGGATTATACCAATTATCCGTTTGAAGGACCATATGATGCTGTAGTATCCTCGCTTTCTATTCATCACCTTTCAGCCCAACAAAAAGAAAAGCTATATCAAACGATTAACAAATTATTAAAGCCTGGTGGAATATTTGTGAATGCTGATCAAGCACTAGGTGAAACAGCTGAACTTGATGCGCTTTACAAACAAAATTGGAAGACACGAATCGAAGCAACTGATTTAACAGCAGAACAATTACAAAAAGCATATGAACGAACAAAGCTTGATAAAATGTCAACGCTTTCCGAACAGCTTGGCTGGTTAAAGAAAGCTGACTTTAAGGATGTTGATTGTGTGTTTAAGTCCTACAGCTTTATCGTCCTATATGGCAAAAAGAAAAGCTGA